The DNA region ACCATATTTCATTTCCACCTTGGCGATAAGCTCTGAACTAAAATTTAGTGCCGCTGGAGAGACCACAACAACCACCAAGCAAAACAAAAAAACGATAAGCTGTAACCAAGCGCTGCACGGACGCTTAGAACCCCTGTTGGCAAACGCTTGTTGGCAGATCGTGTTCATATAGCAGATCAATCGTTTTATAGACTAACGACTAGCGCCTAAAACACCCATTTTTGTTAAACAGGCAATGTCTTCATCGGCCTGAATATTCTCTGCTAACACCTGAATATCTAATAACTCTCCTATTTCAAGCATTGTTTTTACAAACTCACGTTTCTCAACATCCTGCGCAATACCGTTACCAAGGTCTCGGGCTAGACGAATATAGTCAGGCTTTAACTCTTTAACTGCCTGGGGCAACATTGACTGCGTCTCGAATCGCTTAATAAGAACCTTGGCATTATGTTTACGTATAAAGTGAATAAATTCTTTATACACACCGATCTCTTTATTAACGGCATACGCCGACAAGCTAAAAACTAACTGACCTGCAACCGCCTGGTTTTGATTTAACAAAACTGTCAACCAGCCCCTAAAATCACTACTCTTTACCGTTCTGCTAGATAAGTTAATGGCTATTTGATTGGAAATATTACTCTCTTTGATATGATCAATGACTCGAGACACCACCCCTTTATCGAGGTCTACAATCTTTACAAACTTTTCGGCTATCGAAACAAAGGTGCCAATTGAAAGCACATCACCATTCTTATCAAGTGCTTCAGAAAAGGCATCTTGCATCAACACATCCGCCGTTTGGAGGTTCTCCGTTGTGCTGACATAGGAGACTTTAAAGTCATCATTATCAACAATATCAAACACCAACTCCTTCCATTCAGCCATATCCTTCGCTCGATCTTTACCTTTTCGAAGGTAGTAGCTATTAGCACCAATAAGCTGCGCTTGTTCATACGCTTCATTAGCAGCCAACAAAATATTGTTTTTCGGACTAAATGGGTCAAAGGCCGCAACGCCTATATGTGCGATATCTTTTTTATTATATTGCTCGCCCAATTCAGTAAATGAAGTGCTTAATGATCGAGCTAATCTTTCTGACTGATCAACTGTTGCACCGCGCATTAACAACACAAACTCTGAACCAAAAAAACGATATGCGTCGATATCCACCGAAGAGTCAACGCTCGTTTTTGATTTTAATATTTCAGCAAAATCCTTAATAAATTGATCTATCGTATCAGGGCCTAACTCTTTGACTAAACTTGTTAAAGCATCTATTTTTATCATAAAAACAAAAGCCTCTTCATGTGAGCTTTGCACTTCTTTCAGCCTCAGTTCAAAACTGCTTTTTTTACTTAACCCAGTCAACTCATCCAGTTGAAGTTTCTTCCCAATGTTCTCTAGTTTTGTGTTCAGGTTTTGAATGACACGTTCTAACTTTTTAGACATTACATTCATCGACAAAGCCACCTTTCGAACCTCAGTTGTCCAAGGTAAGCGCTTAATCATATCGAAATGCCCTGTCGATATCGTTTCTGCCATGACGCCAATTCTTTTCAGCGAAGACAAGGTTATTTGCAACACCAACAACAACAAAACAATCGATGCAGCAAAAACCATAAGCGAGTAATAGAAACTCGTTTTCACTTGCTCATAAAGTTTAAAATACGCATAGCCAGGGTTAATTGTTACCGAAACAGTACCACTGATACTCCAACCAGAACTAATTTCACTGTCGGCACGAGCTGTTTGCATGGGCACAAAATCAATAAACCACTGAGGCACTGAGGCAAATGTTTTATCATTCCTCAGTGTTACCAAACTCTGCCCTGTCACATCAACCAGCTTAATTTCCTTATAATACCCACGATCAAATATTGCTTTCATCATTGTTTCAAGCACGGGGTCTTGAGTGTCCACCATATAGGGGCTAAGTGATAAGCCCAATGAGGTCGCCGTATCTTGCGCATGAATTTGTGACTCCCCTTCCAAATAGCTTCTTATATTGTTTACACTCAATACAAAATTCACACTGAAAATAATCAGAAATAGCGCAGAGATAAGAATCAGTAATTGTTTAGATAACGACATGCTTATACACCTTCTCAAGTAGGTTTTGATCGACAATGACTCAATCGTTAACGCAAGTCAACGCATCACCGCCAGACGTTCTTAACTATAGCGCAAATCTGGCATTATTCTTAAACGTTAAGCGCCAATTGTTTCTGTTATTCTAAACAAAAGTTCAGGCTAACCCGCATTACATAGCTTATTAATCACCCCTGTTTTTCAAATATGCTGACGATATGATCATTCAGCATTTATAATGCGCCCTCTACAAATTATCTGGTGATATATGACCACTAAAAATGCTTTTTACGCTCAATCTGGCGGTGTCACCGCTGTTATCAATGCAAGCGCCTGCGGGCTCATTGAAACTGCACGTCAACATGGCGATAAAATAGGCAAGGTATACGCAGGCCGTAATGGCATTATTGGCGCCTTGACCGAAGACCTTATAGACACATCGTTAGAGTCTGATGAAGATATTGCCGCCTTACGTTATACCCCTTCAGGTGCATTTGGTTCATGTCGTTATAAATTAAAAAGCTTTGAAGAAAACCGCGCTGAATACGAACGTCTTATTGCTGTTTTCAAAGCTCATAATATTGGTTATTTCTTTTACAATGGCGGCGGTGATTCACAAGACACCACGCATAAACTCTCCCAATTAAGTCAATCATTAGGACATGACTTGCGTTGTATCGGCATTCCAAAAACTGTCGACAACGATTTACCGCTTACTGATAACTGCCCAGGATTTGGCTCCGTTGCCAAATATGTGGCAGTTTCAATACGTGAGGCTGGCTTTGACGTTGCCTCAATGGCACGCACATCAACCAAGGTATTTGTACTTGAAGTAATGGGCCGGCATGCGGGTTGGATTGCCGCAGCTGGTGGCTTGGCAGCTGAAAGAGAAGGTGAGTCACCACATATTATTTTGTTTCCTGAGATTACGTTTGACCAAGAAAAATTTCTAGCCAAAGTTGAGAGCACTGTTAAAAAACATGGCTTCTGCTGCATCGTTGTTTCTGAAGGAGTTAGGAACCCTGACGGAACGTTTTTAGCGGAAGCTGGCACCCGTGATGCCTTTGGTCATGCCCAACTAGGTGGTGTCGCTCCGGTAGTTGCTGACATGATTAAAACTGCCCATGGCTACAAATACCATTGGGCTGTGGCAGATTATTTACAACGTGCCGCACGCCATATCGCCTCTAAAACCGATGTAGACCAAGCCTATGCGATGGGCAAAGCCGCGGTTGAGCTTGCGCTTAACGGAAAAACCGCTGTCATGCCAACCATTGTTCGCACCAGCAATAATCCATACCAATGGGAAATAGGTGTTGGCGAATTAAAAGACGTTGCTAATGTTGAGCAAATGCTTCCTGCGCATTACATCAGTGAAGATGGCTTTGGCATTACCCCTGAATGTGAAGAATACTTGCGACCTTTAATTATGGGTGAAGACTCTCCTCCTTATGTTAATGGCCTCCCTCAATACGTTCGCTTGAAAAACTTACCGGTTGAAAAAATACTTAACGAGCCGTTTGACCTGTAACTAACGCTGCAATACTTAGCTTCTATGAGACGATGACGTTACCTGCCTATTTAAGCAAGCTAATTATTTCTTATTAGGTAGAAAATCACTTAGTCCTCACTTCCCTGTGAGCACTATAAGCACTTACAGCTAGCGACTGGCCGCTCATTAACCATGCGTAATATTGGTTACAGGATGGCGAACCAGCCCGTCAATTGATGAAGGAGGCAGCTAAATTAAGCGATAGTCTTTTAATGCCCTTATCAACCGCTTTACTCTCTATTGCATAAACCACAGTCCACATACAAAATACTATCGAACCCACACTGCTATTGCCGCGTTTAATCCATAAATAGCTGTGTTATTTGCTGCTAAACACTTATCCTTAAGCCCATGAAACTACTTAACCTCATTTCTCGCGGCATGGCGCCACTAACGCTCATATGCGCTGTGATCGCATTTTATCAACCCGCTATTTTTTTAATTTTTAAAGATTATTTTCTCTGGTTTTTTGCCGCCTCTATGTTTGCCTTGGGCGTAGTGTTAAAACCTGATGAATTAAAAACAACAATAAAAACTCCCAAACCGATCTTAATTGGTATCTTAAGCCAATACAGTATTATGCCCCTACTCGGCGCGACCGCCGCTTGGTTGGCGGGTTTACCAGCAGAAATAGCTTTAGGCGTTATTATTGTCGGTTGCGCACCCGGCGCAATGGCCAGTAATGTTATCGTATTCTTGGCCGGCGGAGCCGTCGCTTTCTCTGTCACGCTCACCACCATAGCAACATTCTTATCGCCTGCCTTAACTCCATTATTAGTTGAATGGTTAGGCGGCACTTACCTGCCAATTCCCTTTTGGCCGATGATGAAAACCATCTTACTAACGGTTTTACTGCCACTCACCTTTGGCATGCTGATTAGAAAAACCCTAGGTCAACATGCAAGGCCGCTCATTGAGTTCGCCCCTTCTATGGCTTCACTGGCCATTATTATTATCTGCGCTTATGCCGTTGCTGCTAACCACGACCGTTTAAATAGCATTACCCCTGAGTTGTTTTTAGTTATTATTTCCGTCAATGCACTGGGTTATTTACTCGGTTGGAGCATTGCAAAGTTTTCTCACTTTAGCGGCCCTTATCGCTTAACACTCGCGATAGAAATCGGCATGCAGAATGCTGGCTTAGGCGTGGCACTTGCCCTTAAACACTTTTCCCCCGAAACAGCCTTACCCGGTGCGTTGTTTGCTGTTTGGTGCATCCTAACCGGTGCGGGTGCTAGCGCTTGGCTACGCCACAAACAACGGTTAAACGCGTTAACAGACGAGGCAGAAAGAACTTAGTTTATCAATGGGTCTATTTTACTGACCGAAATAAATTAAGGACTACCCATGATTAAATGTATTAACAAACTTCAATCTGTCTTAGATAGTACTCGCTCAGTGGATTTTTTGGCACCGTTGGCATTAAGGCTCTATCTTGCACCCATTTTTTGGCTCGCTGGCACCCAAAAATTAGCGGCTTTTGATAGCACTGTCGACTGGTTTGGCAATGCTGATTATGGCTTGGGCTTACCTTTCCCCTATTTTATGGCTGCTGCTGCAACTTGGGTAGAAATTATTGGCGCCGTTCTTTTACTTATTGGCCTTGCTGTTAGGTGGGTTTCTATTCCGTTAATGATCACCATGGCTGTTGCTGCTGTGACCGTGCATTTACCCAATGGTTGGTTAGCCATTGCTGAAGGCGGCGGCTTGTTTGCCAATGAGCGAACTCGTGGCGCTGTTGAGCGTCTCAACGTTGCAAAAGAGATTCTTCATGAACACGGGAATTACAACTGGCTCACCGAGAATGGTAGTGTCGTTATCTTGAATAATGGTATTGAATTTGCGAGCACTTATTTCATCATGTTACTTGTACTATTTTTTATGGGTGCGGGAAAATACCTTAGTTTAGATTTTTGGATTGCTAAAAAATTTAAGGGATAATTAAATTATGGATAGTCTATTTTCAATGAATATTGCACTTTATTTATCAAGATCCATTGAGTTCTTAAGTGCTGCCTTTGTCTTTGCGTTGACCGCATTCCTCATACTTTCGGTTATTCTTTACGTCAAAGACCGCACGCAAAAAAAATCGACTATTTTAAGAAACTACCCGCTCATAGGCCGCTTTAGGTTCTTGTTTGAAAAGGGAGGTGAGTTTTTTCGACAATATTTCTTTGCCATGGACCGTGAAGAACTGCCTTTTAACCGCGCTCAACGAAGTTGGGTTTATCGGGCTGCAAAAAATTTAGATGCCACCGTAGCTTTTGGTTCAACCAAAGACCTACGACAGCCCGGTGCTATTATTTTCGTTAATTGCCCCTTTCCAAAACTGGAACATGAAAACGCTGCCTTAGGCCCAATCATGATAGGCCCCTATTGCAACAAACCATATTCAACGTCATCGGTTTTTAATATTTCGGGAATGAGTTTTGGCGCTATTTCCAAGCCTGCAGTACAGGCGCTTTCACACGGCGCTAAAAAAGCCGGCTGTTGGTATAACACCGGCGAAGGTGGCCTGTCCCCTTACCATTTGGAAGGTGATTGTGACCTGGTTTTTCAAATTGGTACCGCTAAATATGGCGTTCGCGATCAGCACGGACAATTAAGTGATGAGAAACTCGAATCGATTGCCCGACACCATCAAGTTAAAATGTTTGAAATTAAGCTCAGCCAAGGGGCTAAACCAGGAAAGGGAGGCATTTTACCCGGTTTAAAAGTCAGCCAAGAAATTGCCGATATTCGTGGCATACCCGCCGGTATGGATTCAATCAGCCCAAACCGTCACGTTGATGTTAATTCAACCACTGAGCTTTTGGATTTAATTGAACATGTCCGCCATGTAACCGGCAAACCGGTTGGCTTTAAAACCGTTGTCAGTTCGTGGCAATGGCTTGA from Cycloclasticus pugetii PS-1 includes:
- a CDS encoding bifunctional diguanylate cyclase/phosphodiesterase; the protein is MSLSKQLLILISALFLIIFSVNFVLSVNNIRSYLEGESQIHAQDTATSLGLSLSPYMVDTQDPVLETMMKAIFDRGYYKEIKLVDVTGQSLVTLRNDKTFASVPQWFIDFVPMQTARADSEISSGWSISGTVSVTINPGYAYFKLYEQVKTSFYYSLMVFAASIVLLLLVLQITLSSLKRIGVMAETISTGHFDMIKRLPWTTEVRKVALSMNVMSKKLERVIQNLNTKLENIGKKLQLDELTGLSKKSSFELRLKEVQSSHEEAFVFMIKIDALTSLVKELGPDTIDQFIKDFAEILKSKTSVDSSVDIDAYRFFGSEFVLLMRGATVDQSERLARSLSTSFTELGEQYNKKDIAHIGVAAFDPFSPKNNILLAANEAYEQAQLIGANSYYLRKGKDRAKDMAEWKELVFDIVDNDDFKVSYVSTTENLQTADVLMQDAFSEALDKNGDVLSIGTFVSIAEKFVKIVDLDKGVVSRVIDHIKESNISNQIAINLSSRTVKSSDFRGWLTVLLNQNQAVAGQLVFSLSAYAVNKEIGVYKEFIHFIRKHNAKVLIKRFETQSMLPQAVKELKPDYIRLARDLGNGIAQDVEKREFVKTMLEIGELLDIQVLAENIQADEDIACLTKMGVLGASR
- a CDS encoding 6-phosphofructokinase yields the protein MTTKNAFYAQSGGVTAVINASACGLIETARQHGDKIGKVYAGRNGIIGALTEDLIDTSLESDEDIAALRYTPSGAFGSCRYKLKSFEENRAEYERLIAVFKAHNIGYFFYNGGGDSQDTTHKLSQLSQSLGHDLRCIGIPKTVDNDLPLTDNCPGFGSVAKYVAVSIREAGFDVASMARTSTKVFVLEVMGRHAGWIAAAGGLAAEREGESPHIILFPEITFDQEKFLAKVESTVKKHGFCCIVVSEGVRNPDGTFLAEAGTRDAFGHAQLGGVAPVVADMIKTAHGYKYHWAVADYLQRAARHIASKTDVDQAYAMGKAAVELALNGKTAVMPTIVRTSNNPYQWEIGVGELKDVANVEQMLPAHYISEDGFGITPECEEYLRPLIMGEDSPPYVNGLPQYVRLKNLPVEKILNEPFDL
- a CDS encoding bile acid:sodium symporter family protein, which gives rise to MKLLNLISRGMAPLTLICAVIAFYQPAIFLIFKDYFLWFFAASMFALGVVLKPDELKTTIKTPKPILIGILSQYSIMPLLGATAAWLAGLPAEIALGVIIVGCAPGAMASNVIVFLAGGAVAFSVTLTTIATFLSPALTPLLVEWLGGTYLPIPFWPMMKTILLTVLLPLTFGMLIRKTLGQHARPLIEFAPSMASLAIIIICAYAVAANHDRLNSITPELFLVIISVNALGYLLGWSIAKFSHFSGPYRLTLAIEIGMQNAGLGVALALKHFSPETALPGALFAVWCILTGAGASAWLRHKQRLNALTDEAERT
- a CDS encoding HvfX family Cu-binding RiPP maturation protein; translation: MIKCINKLQSVLDSTRSVDFLAPLALRLYLAPIFWLAGTQKLAAFDSTVDWFGNADYGLGLPFPYFMAAAATWVEIIGAVLLLIGLAVRWVSIPLMITMAVAAVTVHLPNGWLAIAEGGGLFANERTRGAVERLNVAKEILHEHGNYNWLTENGSVVILNNGIEFASTYFIMLLVLFFMGAGKYLSLDFWIAKKFKG
- a CDS encoding FMN-binding glutamate synthase family protein codes for the protein MDSLFSMNIALYLSRSIEFLSAAFVFALTAFLILSVILYVKDRTQKKSTILRNYPLIGRFRFLFEKGGEFFRQYFFAMDREELPFNRAQRSWVYRAAKNLDATVAFGSTKDLRQPGAIIFVNCPFPKLEHENAALGPIMIGPYCNKPYSTSSVFNISGMSFGAISKPAVQALSHGAKKAGCWYNTGEGGLSPYHLEGDCDLVFQIGTAKYGVRDQHGQLSDEKLESIARHHQVKMFEIKLSQGAKPGKGGILPGLKVSQEIADIRGIPAGMDSISPNRHVDVNSTTELLDLIEHVRHVTGKPVGFKTVVSSWQWLEELCELICSRGEESAPDFITIDGGDGGTGAAPMSLIDNVGLTLTESLPAVENTLLKYGLRKRIRIIASGKRINPAEVAWALCAGADFITSARGFMFALGCIQALQCNKNTCPTGITTHNRDLQRGLDPANKANRVANYQKNLVKEVSTIAHSCGVSGPRRLHRHHARIVMPDGMSVPLNELQPYPDTAIKLH